A window of Limosilactobacillus sp. WILCCON 0051 genomic DNA:
TTCATGGTTTTCTAAAATCTCAACTTGACGCAGCTTTTGATTTTGATAGGTCACGCGGACTACGATGCGGCCACCCATGCCATCATCCGAAACGCCCAGATACTGATCCGGCCCTACCATATAATGCTGAGCCGACAGATCCAGCAGATCATTAATATGCACCGTAACCGCATCATGCAGCCGCGCGACGTTGACGGCATCCTTTTTTGGCTTGGCCGCATTTTCTCCCGCAATCTTGCCAAAAATCAGACATTCCGCCAGGTTGCCGCCACTCTGATAATAGTTAGCCGCAATTCCGCCTAATTCACCGGCGCTGTATAAATGAGGAATCGGCTGATCATCAACGTTTAAGACGCGTGCTTTTTCGTCATGCTGCGGTCCGCCCTGCGTATTCAAAACGTTGCTGGCCAACTCAATTGCATAGTATGGCCCTGCCCCAAACTTACGCATGGTATCCGTATCGCGACCGGTCTGATAGTCACGGCCAATCTCTTTAAAATGATTGAAGTCAGTAACCGTCTGTGTCAGGCTGATTGCTGGCACGTGCAGCTGTTTAGCCAGTTCTGGCAATGAATCCGCGCTGATCAGCTTTTGCATAAACTTCGGATAAGGCAGGCGCCGGTCATCTTTTTCCTGCTGAGCAAAGACCTCGTACTGTGCCTGATCAAATACCAGATAAGGATGTTTTTGATAGTGCGGCAGAACCCAATGACCATGTGAATACAGATGACCATGACGCGCGGGCTGATTTTCCGCAAAAAAACGCGTGCCATCATCGCCAATCACAAAAATACTGCCATGATTCAACTGCGACCAGCTTTGAATTACTCGGCCCCGATGCTGCGTTCCCTCTTCAGCAAACGTCAGCCCAGCCAACGTGCCATAGCTTTCGTAGTTTCCCATGTGCCAAAGCTTAGCCTGAACTTCTTGCGCCATTTTAATGCCATCGCCACGGTTAAACAGCGTTCCCATTGGCATTAGCGCAGGCTTTTGCAGATAGTTTTGAATCATTTCCCGATTGTTTTCAAAACCGCCCGTTGCCAATACCAAACCATTCTTAACGGCAATCTGATAATCCTTACCGCGCCGACGCAGCTGAACGCCCTTTACCACACCGGTTCGTTCATCCTGGTACAGATGCCGAGCCCGCGTGTTGAGCCAGACATCGATCCGGTCCGCGCGCTCAACCACGTTTTGCCGCAGTATCTTCCATAGCGCTGCATCCTTATCGCGTCGGTGAACCAGGGCAATGTCGACTGACTCGCTGTCGGCCAGTTCTGGATACTCAGCCAGCGAGTGCTTGGGAACGACTGGATCGCCTAGGCGGATGTCGTCTTTCCAGCTGACTGCCTTAACGCCCAGGT
This region includes:
- a CDS encoding FAD-binding protein gives rise to the protein MQANDVQWNAQYDVVVVGFGGAGATAARFAADAGAYVLLVDTAPLGREGGNTRYASQHVAMGKGIGQLTKYYQQLNDDYMVPAKLMQTYLRGLVNMPDYFEKYLGVKAVSWKDDIRLGDPVVPKHSLAEYPELADSESVDIALVHRRDKDAALWKILRQNVVERADRIDVWLNTRARHLYQDERTGVVKGVQLRRRGKDYQIAVKNGLVLATGGFENNREMIQNYLQKPALMPMGTLFNRGDGIKMAQEVQAKLWHMGNYESYGTLAGLTFAEEGTQHRGRVIQSWSQLNHGSIFVIGDDGTRFFAENQPARHGHLYSHGHWVLPHYQKHPYLVFDQAQYEVFAQQEKDDRRLPYPKFMQKLISADSLPELAKQLHVPAISLTQTVTDFNHFKEIGRDYQTGRDTDTMRKFGAGPYYAIELASNVLNTQGGPQHDEKARVLNVDDQPIPHLYSAGELGGIAANYYQSGGNLAECLIFGKIAGENAAKPKKDAVNVARLHDAVTVHINDLLDLSAQHYMVGPDQYLGVSDDGMGGRIVVRVTYQNQKLRQVEILENHENEEIGQAAFDQLAKNMISANTPAVDAISGATTTSRAVSEAVADALSKVKSK